TGGCATCGAATACCTCCTCTCAACGTTTAAAAGGCAGTCCCAAAAGCTCGAGCAATCTAAGGGCTTCGGGATCAGTCTTTGCCGTTGTGACAATTATGATGTCCATACCTTGTGTTCTTGGTGATTGGTCTGGTGTAATTTCTGGGAAAACAAATTGTTCTGTCAAACCAAAGCTATAATTACCATGTCCATCAAAAGAGTTTGGATTGAGACCTCTGAAGTCTCTCACCTTTGGCAGTACAATATTTCCAAGTTTGTACAAAAAATTCCACATTCTCAAACCACGTAACGTCACCTTCAGTCCAACATTCATGCCTTTCCTCACTTTAAAATTTGAAATACTCTTCTTAGCTTTCGTAATAACGGGTTTTTGACCGGTTATTGCCGCTAATTCTTTCATGTGTCTGTTCAAGAGCTCGGCATTTCTGGATCCTTCACCGATCCCCATATTAATAACTATTTTCTCGATCTTTGGAACTTGATGTATGTTTTTGTAATTGAACTCTTTGATCATTTTTGGTACTATTTCTTTTTCATATTTCTCTTTCAGTGGGATGTACTGAGTACCCATTTTCTGATTCCTCCTCACGCTTTATCTATAACCTCACCGCACTTCTTGCAAATTCTAACTTTTGTCCCATCTTCGAGAAATTTTGCTCCAACACGAACTGGTTTGTCACAATTGGGACACACAAGCATTACCTTTGAGGCGTAGACAGGTGCTTCACGCTCTATTATTCCACCTTCTCTGAGCTGTGGAATAGGTCTTTGATGTCTTTTTACCATGTTGATTCCCTGAACGACTACCTTGTTTTCTCTTGGGATTACCTTGAGAATCTTTCCTCTTTTTCCTTTATCTTTACCAGATATCACCTGTACAAGATCGTCTTTCCTTATCCTCATATCAACTCACCTCTCAAAGCACCTCAGGAGCAAGCGAGATTATCTTCATATAACCTTTTTCACGTATCTCTCTTGCCACCGGGCCAAAGACACGCGTTCCACGTGGCTCATTGAATTTGTCAATCAAGACAGCTGCATTGTCATCAAATCTGATGTAAGTACCAT
The DNA window shown above is from Thermotoga profunda AZM34c06 and carries:
- the rplX gene encoding 50S ribosomal protein L24; translated protein: MRIRKDDLVQVISGKDKGKRGKILKVIPRENKVVVQGINMVKRHQRPIPQLREGGIIEREAPVYASKVMLVCPNCDKPVRVGAKFLEDGTKVRICKKCGEVIDKA
- the rplE gene encoding 50S ribosomal protein L5; translation: MGTQYIPLKEKYEKEIVPKMIKEFNYKNIHQVPKIEKIVINMGIGEGSRNAELLNRHMKELAAITGQKPVITKAKKSISNFKVRKGMNVGLKVTLRGLRMWNFLYKLGNIVLPKVRDFRGLNPNSFDGHGNYSFGLTEQFVFPEITPDQSPRTQGMDIIIVTTAKTDPEALRLLELLGLPFKR